The following coding sequences lie in one Halomonas sp. 'Soap Lake #6' genomic window:
- the rplN gene encoding 50S ribosomal protein L14 encodes MIQTQTMLDVADNSGARRVQCIKVLGGSHRRYARVGDVIKVTVKEAIPRGKVKKGQVLKAVVVRTRSGVRRSDGSLIRFDGNAAVLLNNTNEQPIGTRIFGPVTRELRNEKFMKIISLAPEVL; translated from the coding sequence ATGATTCAGACTCAGACAATGCTGGATGTCGCCGACAACAGCGGAGCGCGCCGGGTGCAATGCATCAAGGTGTTAGGCGGTTCACACCGTCGCTACGCCCGCGTTGGTGACGTCATTAAGGTAACGGTGAAGGAAGCTATTCCGCGCGGCAAGGTCAAAAAAGGCCAAGTGCTGAAAGCGGTAGTAGTTCGCACCCGTAGTGGCGTCCGTCGTAGTGACGGTTCGCTGATCCGTTTCGATGGAAATGCGGCAGTTTTGTTGAATAACACCAACGAACAGCCGATCGGCACGCGTATCTTCGGGCCGGTAACTCGTGAACTTCGTAATGAAAAGTTCATGAAGATCATTTCCCTAGCGCCTGAAGTGCTGTAA